One genomic segment of Impatiens glandulifera chromosome 6, dImpGla2.1, whole genome shotgun sequence includes these proteins:
- the LOC124942185 gene encoding probable L-gulonolactone oxidase 6 translates to MRVATPTSHSIPKLACPDDGGLLISTRSLNKVIEVDRNRMILTAESGVRLKELISEAAKFGLALPYSPYWWGVTVGGMLGTGAHGSSLWGRGSAVHDHVVGLRIVTTAGPEEGFAKVRNLVSNTDDSNNNSANGFDAARTSIGVLGVISQVTFQLQPMFKRSITYQMKDDKDLGQQIVNFGHQHEFADLIWLPAQRKVVYRLDDRVSSNVSGNGLYNFIPFRPTPSALTASIRLSEEIQESLRDANGKCLEGIASTSALFLGAYGLTNDGILMKSYPVIGYQNRMQSSGGCLDEPGDFKLTTCPWDPRIKGLFFFELGISIGMSKVNDFIHDIQNLVELEPKALCVLELYYGILMRYVKASTSYLGKDEDGVEFDITFYRSKDPKTPRLFEDVLEEVEQMALFKYGGMPHWGKNRPIAFIDVINKYKNASAFLAVKQEWDPLGLFSNEWTDRVLKGGDHMSIISEGCALEGLCICSEDIHCAPKSGYYCRPGRIYKEARVCRKI, encoded by the exons ATGAGAGTTGCGACACCAACTTCACACAGCATACCGAAGCTGGCGTGTCCCGATGATGGAGGGCTTTTGATTAGTACGAGGTCTCTAAATAAGGTAATTGAGGTTGATCGAAATAGAATGATTTTGACAGCGGAGAGTGGGGTAAGGTTAAAAGAGTTGATAAGTGAGGCAGCTAAGTTTGGACTTGCTTTGCCTTATAGTCCTTATTGGTGGGGTGTCACGGTTGGTGGGATGCTGGGAACCGGTGCACACGGAAGCTCGCTTTGGGGTCGAGGGAGTGCGGTTCATGACCATGTTGTTGGTCTTCGTATTGTAACCACGGCTGGACCGGAAGAAGGGTTTGCGAAGGTTCGAAATCTTGTGTCAAACACGGAtgatagtaataataatagtgcAAATGGTTTTGATGCGGCTAGAACTTCTATAGGTGTTCTTGGAGTTATTTCACAG GTAACATTTCAACTGCAACCAATGTTCAAAAGGTCAATAACCTACCAAATGAAGGATGACAAAGACTTAGGGCAACAAATTGTCAATTTTGGACATCAACATGAGTTTGCAGATCTAATATGGCTTCCCGCTCAACGAAAGGTTGTGTATCGCCTTGATGATAGAGTCTCCTCTAATGTCTCGGGCAATGGCCTTTACAATTTCATCCCTTTTCGCCCCACTCCTTCGGCCTTAACTGCCTCCATCAGACTTTCAG AGGAAATTCAAGAGTCCTTGAGAGATGCCAATGGGAAATGCTTGGAAGGGATAGCTTCTACCTCAGCTCTCTTCCTTGGTGCCTATGGTTTGACTAATGATG GAATTCTTATGAAGAGTTATCCAGTAATAGGTTATCAAAACCGGATGCAGTCGTCTGGTGGTTGCCTAGACGAACCTGGCGATTTTAAGTTGACGACTTGCCCATGGGATCCTCGTATAAAGGGTTTGTTCTTCTTTGAACTTGGAATTAGCATTGGCATGTCCAAAGTAAACGACTTCATTCATGACATCCAAAACCTAGTGGAGCTCGAGCCTAAGGCCCTATGTGTACTCGAGCTCTATTATGGCATCCTCATGCGCTACGTCAAAGCTTCGACCTCTTACCTAGGAAAAGACGAGGATGGAGTCGAATTCGACATAACTTTTTATAGGAGCAAGGACCCGAAGACACCTAGGTTGTTTGAGGATGTGTTGGAAGAGGTGGAACAAATGGCACTATTCAAGTATGGGGGAATGCCACATTGGGGAAAAAATCGACCCATCGCATTCATTGATGTCATTAACAAGTATAAGAATGCATCTGCATTCTTGGCCGTCAAGCAAGAGTGGGATCCATTAGGGCTTTTCTCTAACGAGTGGACAGACCGAGTGTTGAAGGGAGGCGATCATATGTCGATAATTAGTGAAGGTTGTGCCCTAGAAGGGTTGTGTATATGTTCAGAGGATATTCATTGCGCTCCTAAGTCGGGGTACTATTGTCGTCCCGGAAGGATCTACAAGGAGGCTAGGGTTTGCCGTAAAATATAG